The following proteins come from a genomic window of Miscanthus floridulus cultivar M001 chromosome 2, ASM1932011v1, whole genome shotgun sequence:
- the LOC136518290 gene encoding ammonium transporter 2 member 5-like: MATEAAPEWLDKGDNAWQLAAATLVGLQSVPGLVILYGSIVKKKWAVNSAFMALYAFAATFVCWCLWAFRMSFGDRLLPFVGRPDLAALGQDFLTQQGFAGAYPAATLLFFQFVFAAITLILVAGSLLGRVNFRAWMLFVPLWLTFSYTIGAFSLWSSNGFLFKAGVMDFAGGYVIHLSSGIAGFTAAYWVGPRTAKDRESFPPNNILLTLAGAGLLWMGWTGFNGGAPYAANIDASLAVVNTHFCTATSLLVWLCLDCFVFGRPSVIGAVQGMITGLVCITPAAGLVQGWAAMLMGVVSGSVPWCTMMVLHKRSRFLKRVDDTLAVLHTHGVAGSLGGILTGVLAEPRLSRLFFGDDPRYVGLVYALKDGRAAAGFRQVGVQLAGIAFVVALNVAVTSAVCLVVGLLVPLRLSEEQLAAGDDAIHGEDAYAVWGDGETYEQSVHGDHSYPMTSNPMASKADEMI; the protein is encoded by the exons ATGGCAACGGAGGCGGCGCCGGAGTGGCTTGACAAGGGCGACAACGCATGGCAGCTGGCGGCGGCGACGCTGGTGGGGCTGCAGAGCGTGCCGGGGCTGGTCATCCTCTACGGCAGCATCGTCAAGAAGAAGTGGGCCGTCAACTCGGCCTTCATGGCGCTCTACGCCTTCGCCGCCACCTTCGTCTGCTGGTGCCTCTGGGCCTTCCGCATGTCATTCGGCGACCGCCTCCTCCCCTTCGTCGGCCGCCCCGATCTCGCCGCGCTCGGCCAGGACTTCCTCACCCAGCAGGGCTTCGCCGGCGCCTACCCGGCCGCGACGCTCCTCTTCTTCCAGTTCGTCTTCGCCGCCATCACGCTCATCCTCGTCGCCGGCTCGCTTCTTGGCCGCGTCAACTTCCGGGCGTGGATGCTCTTCGTGCCGCTCTGGCTCACCTTCTCGTACACCATCGGGGCGTTCAGCCTCTGGAGCTCCAATGGGTTCCTTTTCAAGGCCGGTGTCATGGACTTCGCCGGTGGATACGTCATCCACCTTTCCTCCGGCATCGCCGGCTTCACCGCCGCCTACTGG GTCGGTCCGAGGACGGCCAAGGACAGGGAGTCGTTCCCGCCGAACAACATCCTCCTGACGCTCGCCGGCGCGGGTCTGCTGTGGATGGGGTGGACGGGTTTCAACGGCGGCGCGCCGTACGCCGCCAACATCGACGCGTCGCTCGCCGTCGTGAACACGCACTTCTGCACGGCCACCAGCCTCCTGGTCTGGCTCTGCCTCGACTGCTTCGTGTTCGGGCGTCCCTCCGTCATCGGCGCCGTCCAGGGCATGATCACCGGCCTGGTGTGCATCACCCCGGCCGCGGGGCTGGTGCAGGGCTGGGCCGCGATGCTCATGGGCGTCGTCTCCGGGAGCGTGCCGTGGTGCACCATGATGGTGCTGCACAAGCGGAGCCGGTTCCTGAAGCGCGTCGACGACACGCTCGCCGTGCTCCACACGCACGGCGTGGCGGGCAGCCTCGGCGGCATCCTGACGGGGGTCCTCGCGGAGCCGCGGCTCAGCCGCCTCTTCTTCGGCGACGACCCCCGGTACGTGGGCCTCGTGTACGCCCTCAAGGACGGCCGCGCCGCCGCGGGGTTCCGGCAGGTGGGCGTGCAGCTGGCCGGGATCGCCTTCGTCGTGGCGCTCAACGTCGCCGTGACGAGCGCGGTGTGCCTCGTCGTCGGGCTGCTCGTGCCGCTACGGCTCAGCGAGGAGCAGCTGGCCGCCGGCGACGACGCCATCCACGGGGAGGACGCGTACGCGGTGTGGGGGGATGGCGAGACGTACGAGCAGTCGGTGCACGGGGACCATTCGTACCCAATGACGTCCAACCCCATGGCGTCCAAAGCCGACGAGATGATATGA